Below is a window of Theropithecus gelada isolate Dixy chromosome 15, Tgel_1.0, whole genome shotgun sequence DNA.
atgtttgaagcaTTGGATACTCCAttcaccctgatgtgattattatgaattgtctgcctatatcaaaatatttcacttaTCCCATAAACACAGATGCCtcttatgtacccacaaaaatctattttcaaaaaagttgctctaaaatataattatcaagTTAAGTAAAATGTCAATagccttttaatttaatttttaattgttttaccattctttacaataataaaaaacattaactttatactttttaatttaatgtatagAATAGAGATATACATCGGATATGTAAATAGATACACAGTATATATGTGATTAAAATATAATGGGAGACTCAATCAGAAAAAGTTTCTAAAAAGGCTATGGGGTAAGAGAGGAAggaaacaataatgaaaaaaatgtggtGAGAAAAACAGCTTAAAACCCACATAAGGAGTgcataaagaaagcaaaaagagaagtaGAAAGTAACACAGGGGCGTTtggaaaatgtaaatgaatatgtTCCCTATTTAAGGCTAGGCACAAAGCAAGGTCTTCAGAGAACCTAGAGCCTAACATTTAGGCTCACTCATTTCAACCAGCCTAGCAGCATCTGCAACATCTACAATGGCCTTGACCTTTGCTTTACTGGTGGCCCTGGTGGTGCTCAGCTGCAAGTCAAGCTGCTCTCTGGGCTGTGATCTACCTCAAACccacagcctgggtaacaggaggACCTTGATGCTCCTGGCACGAATGAGGagaatctctcttttcttctgcctgaaggaCAGACATGACTTTGAATTTCCCCAGGAGGAGTTTGGCAACCAGTTCCAAAAGGCTCAAACCATCCCTGTCCTCCATGAGATGATCCAGCAGACCTTCAATCTCTTCAGCACAAAGGACTCATCTGCTGCTTGGGATGAGACCCTCCTAAACAAATTCTACACTGAACTCTACCAGCAGCTGAATGACCTGGAAGCCTGTGTGATGCAGGAGATGGGGGTGACAGAGACTTCCCTGATGAACAAGAACTCCATCCTGGCCgtgaggaaatacttccaaagaCTCACTCTCTatctgaaagagaagaaatacagtCTTTGTGCCTGGGAGGTTGTCAGAGCAGAAATTATGAGATCTTTTTCTTTGTCAACAAACTTGCAAGAAAGTTTAAGAAGTAAGGAATGAAAACTGGTTCAAcatggaaattattttcattgactAATACACCAGCTCACCTTTTTATGATCTGCCATTTCAAAGATTCATGTTTCTGCTATGACCATGACATGATTtaaatcttttcaaatgtttttaggAGTGTTAAGCAACATTGTATTCAGCTCTTAAGGCACTAGTCCCTTACAGATGACCATGCTGACTGATCTActatctatttaaatatttttaaaatattatttatttaactacttATAAAACTTAACTTATTTTTGTTCATATTATGTCATGTGCACCTTTGCAGTGTggttaatgtaataaaatatgttttttggtGGATTTATTTTGTCTTGTTCATTGAACTTTTGCTATGGAAACTTTTTGTACTTGTTTATTCTTTGAAATGAAATTCCAAGCCTAATTGTGCAACCTGATTAAAGAATAACTGGTACACTTCATTTATCCATCAATATTATATTCAagatataagtaaaaataaactttctgtgaACAGGTTGTGTGTTGTACTCAAGATAACAAGGTGAACCCAACAAATACAATTCTGCTCTCTTgtgtatttgatttttgtatgaaaaAACCTAAAAATGGTAATCATACTTAATATCAGTTATGGTAAATGGTATGAAGAGAAGAAGGAACAACCGATGATTTCTCTCTGCAGAAGGTAGATGGAGGCATGTGAGGAAGTAAAAATAAGACAGAGATATTCTCTTTGAATTGACTAGTATACATCTAGTAGAAACTGTCCATTGCCAGATAGATATACAAGTTTGCAATTTGCAAGGAATGTGATTGCTGGGGTTTCATATGTGATAAGGGAAAGCCAAGAAATGAAGGTTACAGTGTCAGGAGAGAgtgtagagagagaaaaaggtttAAACATGATTCTGAGGACCTTTCACTTTtaaagggaggggagagaagagccACAAAGGAAACAACCACAGCTACAAAGGAATGGCTGTACATTAGAAGGCAACAGGAGAGAAAGATAATGAAAGTGTATTTAGGAAGataaatgcttgaacccaggaattcaaggctgcagtgagccatgatcacaacactgcactccagcctgggagacagggagagtgaccccatctcaaaataacaaacaaacaaaaggaaataaatgtgcCGAGAAGAGGATTCAGTGGATTTGCCCAAGGTGTGGCTTGAAACTGCCTACTAATTGGGAAATAGATGGCATTGGCACCCTTAGTGAGAATCGGCTGGGTAAAATTAATACACAGAAACCATACTGGAGTAAGTGGAAGTTTAAATAAGATTAGTGACCTtaagtggagaaagaaagaaaatgggattaGAAAAGAATGTGGGTTATTTTTTCTGTgcatagtttttcctttttgcaaTGTATATTTTTCTGAATAGATTTCATGTAATTGAGGTACTGGCAAATGAcattaatatatttcatatttattttaagtcaTGGCATATTTAATTACAATAgtaatttatcagttttaattaATACTACTGTGACTATCTGTAAGATGCCTAGTTTTGTTAATTATTTAGGCCGGAATagattactaattcaatctttCATCAAAATATTCAATTAATGTTGATAATATAATGGTTATTGCAATTACTGGCTTTAATCAAGTTACTTAATTTGTGCCATTGTCATGCTAGTTTACTACAATTTCACTGCAATTCTCTGATAGAGCCAGATATgataagaaatcttttttttttgcatttttaaatatttattttactcagaAATGTACCAGTTGTGCAAAGACATGTTAGAAAACactgcatatgcacacacaatcTATCAATAATATTCCTCTCAGAGACAAACAAtttgctatatatttatttagaagtatattttctgttgaatacatttttttgatGCAAAGATAGAAATACAGATATTTGATTATCTGTAAATtctggacatttttattttatcttattatatactaatgtttttgcacatttttataaTTGGCATTATTCACATAATTTTGATAAGATTACTTATTTCCAAGATGATTTCATTTGTCTGATAATACCCATTGCATGTTTGTGTTACAAATTATATTCAAAATTCTGAATTGACCAttactttgttccattgctgtcATGATTACTGTATCTAAATAATTgctcctatctttttttttttttttttgggagtttgcagaatttattttttattattattatactttaagttctagggtacatgtgcataacgtgcaggtttgttacatatgtatacttgcgccatgttggtgtgctgcacccatcaaatcgtcagcacccatcaactcgtcatttacatcaggtataactccaatgcaatcccttccccctcccccctccccatgataggccccggtgtgtgatgttcccctttctgagtccaagtgatctcattgttcagttcccacctatgagtgagaacatgcggtgtttggttttctgttcttgtgatagtttgctaagaatgatggtttccagctgcatccatgtccctacaaaggacacaaactcatccttttttatggctgcatagtattccatggtgtatatatgccacattttcttaatccagtctgtcactgatggacatttgggttgattccaagtctttgctattgtgaatagtgccgcaataaacatacgtgtgcatgtgtctttatagcagcatgatttataatcctttgggtatatacccagtaatgggatggctgggtcatatggtacttctagttctagatccttgaggaatcgccatactgttttccataatggttgaactagtttacaatcccaccaacagtgtaaaagtgttcctatttctccacatcctctccagcacctgttgtttcctgactttttaatgattgccattctaactggtgtgagatggtatctcattgtggttttgatttgcatttctctgatgaccagtgatgatgagcattttttcatgtgtctgttagctgtatgaatgtcttcttttgagaactgtctgttcatatcctttgcccactttttgatggggttgtttgtttttttcttgtaaatttgtttgagttctttgtaggttctggatattagccctttgtcagatgagtagattgcaaaaattttctcccattctgtaggttgcctgttcactctgatggtagtttcttttgctgtgcagaagctctttagtttaatactccttggtaattatttttcctgattttatgaATATCACAATCTTACATGAATGCAAAAATAACTAAATTACCATAAACATACAAACTCACAAACTTCCTTCACAAATTAAATTGGGAAACTGGATCAGAGAATCTCTTCCTCAAtacttaaggaaaagaaaataattaatcaaACCAGCTAAAAATACAACCGGAACCATGGAAATTCAGAACGTACCAAAGAGTTGTGTATAATTCACGAGTACAAGGAGATTTAGCAATTGTAATAGAAATCCAGAAtacatggctgggcgcggtggctcacgcctgtaatcccagcactttgggaggccgaggcgggcggatcacaaggtcaggagatcgagaccacggtgaaaccccgtctctattaaaaatacaaaaaaaaaaaaattagccgggcgtggtggcgggcgcctgtagtcccagctactcgggaggctgaggcaggagaatggcgtgaacccgggaggcggagcttgcagtgagccgagattgcgccactgcactccagcctggggcacagagcgagactctgtctcaaaaaaaaaaaaagaaatccagaataCAAA
It encodes the following:
- the LOC112608255 gene encoding interferon alpha-2, whose amino-acid sequence is MALTFALLVALVVLSCKSSCSLGCDLPQTHSLGNRRTLMLLARMRRISLFFCLKDRHDFEFPQEEFGNQFQKAQTIPVLHEMIQQTFNLFSTKDSSAAWDETLLNKFYTELYQQLNDLEACVMQEMGVTETSLMNKNSILAVRKYFQRLTLYLKEKKYSLCAWEVVRAEIMRSFSLSTNLQESLRSKE